The proteins below are encoded in one region of Aquisphaera giovannonii:
- the ndk gene encoding nucleoside-diphosphate kinase: MQRTLVIFKPDCVHRRLVGQILSRFEAKGLAVVGLKLIQVDRALAEKHYAEHAGKPFFEGLIGFITSAPVVVGVLEGNEAITVVRTLLGATNGVAAAPGTIRGDYSSSKQNNLVHGSDSPESAEREIAMWFKAGEVASFTPAGSEWVIGG, encoded by the coding sequence ATGCAACGCACGCTCGTCATCTTCAAGCCGGATTGCGTCCACCGCAGGCTCGTCGGCCAGATCCTGTCGCGCTTCGAGGCCAAGGGCCTGGCCGTCGTCGGGCTCAAGCTCATCCAGGTCGATCGCGCGCTCGCCGAGAAGCACTACGCCGAGCACGCCGGCAAGCCGTTCTTCGAGGGCCTGATCGGGTTCATCACGAGCGCACCGGTCGTCGTCGGCGTCCTGGAGGGGAACGAGGCGATCACCGTCGTCCGGACTCTGCTGGGCGCGACCAACGGCGTGGCCGCCGCGCCCGGGACCATCCGCGGCGACTACTCCAGCAGCAAGCAGAACAACCTGGTCCACGGCAGCGACAGCCCGGAGTCGGCCGAGCGCGAGATCGCGATGTGGTTCAAGGCCGGGGAAGTGGCCAGCTTCACGCCGGCGGGCAGCGAGTGGGTCATCGGCGGCTGA
- a CDS encoding CocE/NonD family hydrolase, whose product MPFPRPRPLLPATAMLTGLILLGLPPRARSQAPPAPAVADRAAEFQVAIERNVMIPVRDGVRLAADIYRPAREGRPAPGRFPSLFTRTPYDKRGTGAEGTYYAERGYVVVANDTRGRYASEGAWNGLANDPEDGYDVVEWIAARPWSDSKVGTFGTSYPGGTQHAMAEMSPPHLTTMIPIDALSNCGVAGMRHGGAFELRFVNWIFQTGAPASKAAMADPALRRALEESGRRIRQHVGLLPVRPGTTPLRLVPEYEAWLVAALRSGPESPFWHVKGMSVVDHVKDYADIPVLHVTGWYDSWTRQVTMNYQALAPAKSSVHRLVIGPWTHGAQGSNLAGEVEFTPEAAVDLLRFRLRWYDRWLKGVRNGVDDDPPVLLYVMGTGDDRRSAGGRLRHGGSWRAEREWPIARTRPTAFYLHADGSLAPEPPREASSRTTYTFDPRRPVPTIGGNISSSQGLMSAGGYDQRARPDGHPATDELPLSERRDVLVFRSAPLAEDVEVTGTVEAKLWISSTAPDTDFTAKLIDEVPPNADYPLGFDLNLGDSILRARYREGLDHQAPALKAGEAVPITITLYPTSNVFKKGHRIRVDVSSSNYPRFDVNPNTGEPLGEDRRTAPADNTVFHDAAHPSSLVLPIIPPPR is encoded by the coding sequence GTGCCGTTTCCGCGTCCACGCCCACTGCTGCCCGCCACGGCGATGCTGACCGGCCTCATCCTCCTCGGCCTGCCGCCCCGTGCCCGGTCGCAGGCCCCGCCGGCCCCCGCGGTCGCGGATCGGGCCGCCGAGTTCCAGGTCGCCATCGAGCGGAACGTCATGATCCCGGTGCGCGACGGCGTCCGGCTCGCGGCCGACATATATCGGCCCGCGAGGGAGGGCAGGCCCGCCCCCGGCCGTTTCCCCTCGCTGTTCACGCGGACGCCCTACGACAAGCGAGGGACGGGCGCGGAGGGGACGTACTACGCCGAGCGGGGCTACGTCGTCGTCGCCAACGATACCCGCGGCCGCTACGCCAGCGAGGGGGCCTGGAACGGGCTGGCGAACGACCCGGAAGACGGGTACGACGTCGTCGAGTGGATCGCCGCCCGGCCCTGGTCGGACAGCAAGGTCGGCACGTTCGGCACGAGCTACCCCGGCGGCACGCAGCACGCGATGGCGGAGATGAGCCCGCCCCACCTGACGACGATGATCCCGATCGACGCCCTCTCCAACTGCGGCGTGGCGGGGATGCGGCACGGCGGGGCGTTCGAGCTCCGCTTCGTGAACTGGATCTTCCAGACCGGTGCCCCCGCCAGCAAGGCCGCGATGGCGGACCCCGCGCTGCGGCGGGCGCTCGAGGAGAGCGGCCGGCGGATCCGCCAGCACGTCGGCCTCCTGCCCGTTCGCCCCGGGACCACGCCCCTGCGACTGGTCCCCGAGTACGAGGCCTGGCTCGTCGCAGCCCTCCGCAGCGGCCCCGAGTCGCCCTTCTGGCACGTCAAGGGGATGTCCGTGGTCGACCACGTGAAGGACTACGCCGACATCCCGGTCCTCCACGTGACCGGCTGGTATGATTCGTGGACCCGTCAGGTCACCATGAACTACCAGGCCCTGGCGCCGGCCAAGTCGTCCGTCCATCGCCTCGTGATCGGGCCGTGGACTCATGGGGCCCAGGGCTCGAATCTGGCCGGTGAGGTCGAATTCACCCCCGAGGCCGCGGTGGACCTCCTCCGGTTCCGCCTGCGATGGTATGACCGCTGGCTGAAGGGCGTCCGAAACGGCGTCGACGACGATCCCCCGGTGCTCCTCTACGTCATGGGGACCGGGGACGACCGCAGGTCCGCGGGCGGCCGGCTGCGCCACGGGGGCTCCTGGAGGGCCGAGCGCGAATGGCCGATCGCGCGGACCAGGCCGACTGCCTTCTATCTCCACGCCGACGGGAGCCTCGCCCCGGAGCCGCCCCGCGAGGCGTCGAGCCGGACGACCTACACGTTCGACCCGCGCAGGCCGGTCCCCACGATCGGCGGCAACATCTCCTCCAGCCAGGGCCTGATGTCGGCCGGCGGCTACGACCAGCGGGCGCGGCCCGACGGCCACCCCGCGACGGACGAGCTGCCCCTGTCGGAGCGCCGCGACGTGCTCGTCTTCCGCTCGGCGCCGCTCGCCGAGGACGTGGAGGTGACGGGGACCGTCGAGGCGAAACTGTGGATCAGCTCCACGGCACCCGACACCGACTTCACGGCCAAGCTGATCGACGAGGTCCCGCCCAACGCCGACTACCCGCTGGGCTTCGACCTCAACCTGGGCGACTCGATCCTCCGCGCCCGGTACCGCGAGGGCCTGGACCACCAGGCCCCCGCACTGAAGGCGGGCGAGGCCGTGCCGATCACGATCACGCTCTATCCGACGTCGAACGTCTTCAAGAAGGGGCACCGGATCCGCGTGGACGTCTCGAGCAGCAACTACCCGAGGTTCGACGTGAACCCGAACACCGGGGAGCCCCTGGGCGAGGACCGCCGGACGGCCCCGGCGGACAACACCGTCTTCCACGACGCGGCCCATCCGTCGTCGCTCGTCCTGCCAATCATCCCGCCCCCGCGCTGA
- a CDS encoding alpha/beta hydrolase family esterase encodes MMPPRRRLVQAAIAASILMARLARAAQLLAPLKARETRPGLQSFGIKAAGATWNCVAHLPAKDPGRPLPVVLVLHGSGGDGASMLERCRWLRKADEAGFLAVAPDSLPLDPGRGADFLTNPRMWNAGQLDPGTPRAKVDDVAFFRALLDELPRLYRIDESRIYVTGHSNGAGMTFRLATELSDRIAAIAAVGSICWVKNPRIRNPMPTFFLTGMSDPLVPVRGGISVLPWGKRTTPPVSDTLDAWARALGCPSRPRVTEHRDTGMYFEYGPGRGGSLLAAHLIDGQGHNWPGGRSIVPGFLGPDNRRVDATDMIWEFLRRYRNRGGEKRTRDRDGRTLEEALMRGR; translated from the coding sequence ATGATGCCGCCGCGACGACGCCTCGTGCAGGCCGCGATTGCGGCGTCGATCCTGATGGCGAGGCTTGCGCGGGCGGCCCAGCTCCTTGCCCCGCTGAAGGCCCGGGAGACGCGGCCCGGCTTGCAATCGTTCGGGATCAAGGCCGCCGGTGCCACGTGGAACTGCGTCGCCCACCTCCCGGCGAAGGACCCGGGCAGGCCGCTGCCGGTGGTCCTGGTCCTGCACGGGTCGGGCGGCGACGGGGCCTCCATGCTGGAGCGTTGCCGATGGCTGCGGAAGGCCGACGAGGCCGGGTTCCTCGCCGTGGCGCCGGACTCCCTGCCGCTGGACCCGGGTCGGGGGGCCGACTTCCTCACCAACCCCCGGATGTGGAATGCGGGGCAACTCGACCCGGGCACGCCGAGGGCGAAGGTCGACGACGTGGCCTTCTTCCGGGCGCTCCTCGATGAGCTCCCCCGGCTCTATCGCATCGACGAGAGCCGCATCTACGTTACGGGGCACTCGAACGGGGCGGGGATGACGTTCCGGCTCGCGACCGAGCTGTCGGATCGGATCGCGGCGATCGCCGCGGTGGGGAGCATCTGCTGGGTCAAGAATCCCAGGATCCGGAACCCCATGCCGACGTTCTTCCTGACCGGGATGAGCGACCCGCTGGTGCCGGTCCGGGGGGGGATATCGGTCCTCCCGTGGGGGAAGCGGACGACGCCGCCGGTCTCGGACACGCTGGACGCCTGGGCGCGGGCGCTCGGCTGCCCGTCGAGGCCCCGCGTGACCGAGCACCGCGACACGGGCATGTACTTCGAATACGGCCCGGGGCGTGGCGGCTCTCTCCTTGCGGCGCACCTCATCGACGGCCAGGGCCACAACTGGCCCGGGGGCCGATCGATCGTGCCCGGCTTCCTCGGCCCGGACAACCGCCGCGTGGACGCGACCGACATGATCTGGGAGTTCCTCCGCCGCTATCGCAATCGCGGCGGCGAGAAACGCACCCGGGATCGCGACGGCCGGACGCTGGAGGAGGCGTTGATGCGGGGCCGCTGA
- a CDS encoding MFS transporter, whose amino-acid sequence MPSEDQIADRPSPGPAMGRAFASRNFRLYFGGQGMSLIGTWMTRLATGWLVFRIGGASAPWLLGAVSFAGLAPTFFLAPLAGVFVDRWDRHRVLVATQVLSMLQSAALALVAFRAEAGAAAVALIAALAVVQGIINAFDMPARQSLLIDMVERREDLPNAIALNSSLVNGSRLVGPALAGAVIAAVGEAWCFAIDAISYLAVIAALRAMRLPRRPRRDGDASVRRHLVEGARYAFGFPPIRALLLLLALVSFATMPQSALLPIFAADVFGGGPYTLGLLSMATGLGALGAALYLASRTSVLGLGRVIVAAAVALGIGLVGFSVAGSIWLAAPLIAVSGAGIMIQLASTNTLIQTMVDEDKRGRVMGFYGMAFQGAAPFGSLLGGWLAGVLGVRLVVAGSGVLVLCGAALFCSQLPRLRRHTRPVYVRLGILPPAAQAATTPPALGEPA is encoded by the coding sequence ATGCCGTCGGAGGATCAGATTGCGGATCGCCCCTCGCCAGGGCCCGCGATGGGGCGGGCCTTCGCGAGCCGGAATTTCCGGCTGTACTTCGGCGGCCAGGGGATGTCGCTGATCGGCACCTGGATGACCCGCCTGGCGACCGGCTGGCTGGTCTTCCGGATCGGCGGCGCTTCGGCACCGTGGCTCCTGGGCGCGGTGAGCTTCGCGGGCCTCGCCCCGACGTTCTTCCTCGCGCCGCTGGCGGGGGTCTTCGTGGACCGCTGGGACAGGCACCGCGTCCTGGTCGCGACGCAGGTGCTCTCGATGCTCCAGTCCGCCGCGCTCGCCCTCGTCGCCTTCCGCGCCGAGGCCGGCGCGGCCGCCGTCGCGCTGATCGCGGCCCTGGCGGTGGTCCAGGGGATCATCAACGCCTTCGACATGCCGGCCCGCCAGTCCCTGCTGATCGACATGGTGGAGCGTCGCGAGGACCTGCCCAACGCGATCGCGCTGAATTCGTCGCTCGTCAACGGCTCCCGCCTGGTCGGCCCGGCGCTCGCGGGGGCCGTGATCGCCGCGGTGGGCGAGGCCTGGTGCTTCGCGATCGACGCGATCAGCTACCTCGCCGTGATCGCGGCGCTGCGGGCGATGCGGCTGCCGCGGCGGCCGAGGAGGGACGGCGACGCCTCCGTGAGGCGGCACCTGGTCGAGGGGGCCCGCTACGCCTTCGGCTTCCCGCCGATCCGCGCCCTCCTGCTGCTGCTCGCCCTCGTCAGCTTCGCCACGATGCCCCAGAGCGCGCTGCTGCCGATCTTCGCCGCGGACGTGTTCGGGGGCGGGCCGTACACCCTGGGCCTGCTGTCGATGGCCACGGGGCTCGGCGCGCTCGGCGCCGCGCTCTACCTCGCCTCGCGGACCTCCGTCCTCGGGCTCGGCCGGGTCATCGTCGCGGCGGCCGTCGCGCTGGGGATCGGCCTGGTCGGGTTCTCGGTGGCGGGGTCGATCTGGCTGGCGGCCCCGCTGATCGCGGTCAGCGGGGCCGGAATTATGATCCAGCTCGCCTCGACGAACACGCTGATCCAGACGATGGTGGACGAGGACAAGCGGGGCCGCGTCATGGGCTTCTACGGCATGGCCTTCCAGGGCGCCGCCCCGTTCGGCAGCCTGCTGGGCGGCTGGCTGGCCGGTGTCCTCGGGGTGCGCCTCGTCGTGGCGGGCTCCGGCGTGCTGGTGCTCTGCGGGGCGGCCCTGTTCTGCTCCCAGCTGCCCCGCCTCCGGCGCCACACCCGTCCGGTCTACGTCCGGCTGGGCATCCTGCCCCCGGCGGCCCAGGCGGCAACCACGCCCCCGGCGCTGGGCGAGCCGGCGTGA
- a CDS encoding cob(I)yrinic acid a,c-diamide adenosyltransferase: MKIYTKTGDQGITGLLGSGRVPKDDLRIEAYGTIDELNAVLGQVRADGLDPASNELAALLQDELFVLGSALADPDPAGRFHNAIADEHVRRLETAIDAIDAELAPLRVFILPGGSRAAAGLHLARTVCRRAERVVVSLARTPGASVPSAVLIYLNRLSDLLFVMARVVNQRAGVADIPWKGI; this comes from the coding sequence TTGAAGATCTATACCAAGACCGGCGACCAGGGGATCACGGGGTTGCTGGGGAGCGGCCGAGTGCCCAAGGACGACCTCCGGATCGAGGCCTACGGCACGATCGACGAGCTGAACGCCGTCCTCGGCCAGGTGCGGGCCGACGGGCTGGACCCGGCCTCGAATGAGCTGGCCGCCCTCCTCCAGGACGAGCTCTTCGTGCTCGGCTCCGCGCTCGCCGATCCCGACCCGGCCGGCAGGTTCCACAACGCGATCGCCGACGAGCACGTCCGGCGGCTGGAGACGGCCATCGACGCGATCGACGCCGAGCTCGCGCCGCTCCGCGTGTTCATCCTGCCGGGCGGCTCCCGGGCGGCGGCCGGCCTGCACCTCGCGCGGACGGTCTGCCGCCGCGCCGAGCGGGTCGTCGTCAGCCTCGCCCGGACCCCCGGCGCCTCGGTGCCCTCGGCGGTCCTCATCTACCTGAACCGATTGAGCGACCTGCTCTTCGTCATGGCCCGGGTCGTGAACCAGCGAGCCGGCGTCGCCGACATCCCCTGGAAGGGGATCTAG
- a CDS encoding TolB family protein: MPASLLSTALVTIAALAAQPPSGRPLSAEEVAKLESKHLTNIRQVTFGFFRAGEGYFRPDGKGIIFQAVPPLPESVLLGPAENQYEYQIYTAELSPNAKPVLVSTGKGACTCSFYHPDGKSILYGSTHLNPSPARPQSAYARSGSRYRWSFPEGMDIFRADPDGKNLARITTADGYDAEGSYSPDGKQIIFTSFRDGDADIFVMDADGENVRPVVKAKGYDGGPFFSPDGKRIIYRSDRKGNDLLQIYVNNLEGTAERALTSNDAVNWGPFWHPDSTHIVYSTSRHGHSNYELYLMNVDTGAEERLTYHDGFDGLPVVSPDGNQLMWTSNARGTDRNSQLFIADFRLSPAPQTAAAR, translated from the coding sequence ATGCCCGCATCCCTCCTGTCGACAGCCCTCGTCACGATCGCCGCGCTGGCGGCCCAGCCGCCCTCGGGCCGGCCGCTGTCCGCGGAGGAGGTGGCGAAGCTCGAGTCGAAGCACCTGACGAACATCCGCCAGGTGACCTTCGGCTTCTTCCGCGCGGGCGAGGGCTACTTCCGCCCCGACGGCAAGGGCATCATCTTCCAGGCCGTGCCCCCGCTCCCGGAGTCGGTCCTCCTGGGCCCCGCCGAGAACCAGTACGAGTACCAGATCTACACCGCCGAGCTCTCGCCCAATGCGAAGCCGGTGCTCGTCAGCACCGGCAAGGGGGCCTGCACCTGCTCCTTCTACCATCCCGACGGGAAATCGATCCTGTACGGCTCGACCCACCTGAACCCCAGCCCGGCCCGGCCCCAGTCGGCCTACGCCCGCTCCGGGAGCCGCTACCGCTGGAGCTTCCCCGAGGGCATGGACATCTTCCGGGCCGACCCGGACGGCAAGAACCTCGCCCGGATCACCACGGCCGACGGCTACGACGCGGAGGGCAGCTACTCGCCCGACGGCAAGCAGATCATCTTCACCTCGTTCCGGGACGGCGACGCCGACATCTTCGTCATGGACGCCGACGGCGAGAACGTCCGCCCGGTCGTCAAGGCCAAGGGCTACGACGGGGGCCCGTTCTTCTCCCCCGACGGCAAGCGGATCATCTACCGGAGCGACCGCAAGGGCAACGACCTGCTCCAGATCTACGTCAACAACCTCGAGGGCACCGCGGAGCGGGCCCTGACGAGCAACGACGCCGTGAACTGGGGGCCGTTCTGGCACCCGGACAGCACGCACATCGTCTACTCGACGAGCCGCCACGGGCACTCCAACTACGAGCTGTACCTGATGAACGTGGACACCGGAGCCGAGGAGCGGCTGACCTACCACGACGGCTTCGACGGCCTCCCGGTCGTCAGCCCCGACGGCAATCAACTCATGTGGACCTCGAACGCCCGCGGCACCGACCGCAACAGCCAGCTGTTCATCGCCGATTTCCGGCTTTCTCCAGCCCCCCAGACGGCCGCCGCCCGGTGA
- a CDS encoding DinB family protein, which translates to MGPKDVLRRSINGSDMVLTTYLSDLSDEDLLVRPLPGLNHIAWQMGHIIGGTARFMDMIEPGSAPPLPEGFAQAHGKEAAGSDDPSKFLAKGEYLRLWTAYKEAVLALLDRIPESRLDEEDPNKYPPFAPNVGALFGMAAAHPLMHAGQFVAVRRKLGKPVLI; encoded by the coding sequence ATGGGCCCGAAAGACGTCCTCCGACGCTCGATCAACGGCAGCGACATGGTGCTGACGACCTACCTCAGCGACCTCTCCGACGAGGACCTGCTCGTCCGGCCCTTGCCGGGGTTGAACCACATCGCCTGGCAGATGGGCCACATCATCGGCGGTACCGCGAGGTTCATGGACATGATCGAACCGGGTTCCGCGCCCCCGCTGCCGGAGGGCTTCGCCCAGGCCCACGGCAAGGAAGCCGCGGGCTCGGACGACCCCTCGAAGTTCCTCGCCAAGGGCGAGTATCTCCGGCTCTGGACGGCTTACAAGGAGGCCGTGCTCGCGCTGCTGGACCGCATCCCGGAATCGCGGCTCGATGAGGAAGATCCGAACAAGTATCCCCCCTTCGCCCCCAACGTGGGCGCGCTATTCGGGATGGCGGCGGCGCACCCGCTCATGCACGCCGGACAGTTCGTCGCCGTCCGCCGCAAGCTGGGCAAGCCGGTGCTCATCTGA
- a CDS encoding glutaredoxin family protein, which yields MTSLLTRLFHPRRAQAAHLTFTVYTREQCCCCHKALDILRDRQARYGFAIDEVDVDGDPELVAKYGTEVPVVTLGGKLRFRGVVNPMLLDRLIAAEIRQA from the coding sequence ATGACGTCGCTGCTCACCCGGCTGTTCCACCCCCGCCGCGCCCAGGCCGCCCACCTGACCTTCACGGTCTACACGCGGGAGCAGTGCTGCTGCTGCCACAAGGCGCTGGACATCCTCCGGGACCGCCAGGCGCGATACGGCTTCGCGATCGACGAGGTCGACGTGGACGGAGACCCGGAGCTCGTCGCGAAATACGGCACCGAGGTCCCCGTCGTCACGCTGGGCGGCAAGCTGCGGTTTCGCGGGGTCGTGAACCCCATGCTGCTCGATCGGCTGATCGCGGCCGAGATCCGGCAGGCGTGA
- a CDS encoding molybdopterin-containing oxidoreductase family protein, with protein MPSAELRVVRNICPLDCPDTCSMRVTVRDGVAIGLKGDPDHPFTRGFLCQKMAKYLDRVYGDDRLMHPLRRVGPKGAGRFERITWDEALASIASRFAAIADSPDGPQAILPYSYYGTMGKLQASSLDRRFFHRLGATKLDRAICASAGGVGYEYTVGRGRLGADPMGTPRCRLIINWGSNTAHTNSHHWSLMVEARRTQGATIVTIDPFRSPTARRSDWHVAPRPGTDAALALGLMHVIWREGLQDGDYLARATVGADMLRRRVLEEYPPGRVAGITGVDVATIEALARKLATTRPSLIRLNYGMQRHGGGGMAVRTIACLPAIVGSWRDHGGGALLSTSGTYDFAMDRLTRPDLSPPGTRTINMNELGRALAGELPGPPVKALYVYNSNPAAVTPDQRRVLAGLGRDDLFTVVHELFRTDTADYADIVLPATSQLEHVDILGSYGHHDVMYNAPAIAPLGECRSNNDVFRALAARMGFEAGLFPDDETLIREALHGGPTLAGITPERLMAEGAVRLNIPADYAPFADGAFPTPSGKCELYSERMLADGMDPLPTYTPPLEDPQARPDLAARFPIQLLSPPREQFLNSTFANNPRHRAAAGDPTIELADEDARSRSLGEGQWALVYNDRGAFHARVALTGSVRPGVAVATGIYWNRLVPGGSNANSTTSSALADMGGGATFFDNLVEVRAAAAPPTLQES; from the coding sequence GTGCCTTCCGCCGAGCTGCGGGTCGTCCGCAACATCTGCCCGCTCGACTGCCCGGATACGTGCAGCATGCGGGTCACGGTCCGCGACGGGGTGGCGATCGGGCTCAAGGGCGATCCCGACCATCCGTTCACGCGGGGCTTCCTCTGCCAGAAGATGGCGAAGTACCTCGACCGGGTCTACGGCGACGACCGGCTGATGCACCCGCTGCGCCGGGTCGGACCGAAGGGCGCGGGCCGGTTCGAGCGGATCACCTGGGACGAGGCCCTGGCGTCCATCGCGTCGCGGTTCGCGGCGATCGCGGACTCGCCGGACGGCCCCCAGGCGATCCTGCCCTACAGCTACTACGGCACGATGGGCAAGCTCCAGGCGAGCAGCCTGGACCGGCGGTTCTTCCACCGCCTGGGGGCGACGAAGCTCGACCGCGCCATCTGCGCCTCGGCCGGCGGCGTCGGCTACGAGTATACCGTCGGCCGCGGCCGCCTCGGCGCCGACCCGATGGGCACGCCGCGGTGCAGGCTCATCATCAACTGGGGCTCGAACACGGCCCACACCAACAGCCATCACTGGAGCCTGATGGTCGAGGCGCGGAGGACGCAAGGGGCGACGATCGTCACCATCGACCCGTTCCGCAGCCCGACCGCCCGCCGATCCGACTGGCACGTCGCCCCGCGGCCCGGGACCGACGCGGCGCTCGCGCTGGGGCTCATGCACGTGATCTGGCGGGAGGGGCTCCAGGACGGCGACTACCTGGCGAGGGCCACCGTCGGGGCCGACATGCTCCGCCGCCGCGTGCTCGAGGAATACCCGCCGGGCCGCGTGGCGGGCATCACGGGCGTGGATGTGGCGACCATCGAAGCCCTCGCCCGGAAGCTCGCGACGACGCGGCCCTCGCTCATCCGCCTGAACTACGGGATGCAGCGGCACGGCGGGGGCGGGATGGCCGTGCGGACGATCGCCTGTTTGCCCGCGATCGTCGGCTCGTGGCGCGACCACGGCGGCGGTGCCCTGCTCTCGACGAGCGGCACCTACGACTTCGCCATGGACCGGCTCACGCGGCCCGACCTCTCGCCCCCCGGCACGCGGACGATCAACATGAACGAGCTGGGCCGGGCCCTCGCCGGCGAGCTGCCCGGGCCTCCGGTCAAGGCGTTGTATGTGTATAACAGCAATCCCGCGGCCGTCACGCCCGATCAGCGCAGGGTGCTCGCCGGGCTGGGGCGGGACGACCTGTTCACGGTCGTCCACGAGCTGTTCCGGACCGACACGGCGGACTACGCGGACATCGTCCTCCCCGCCACGTCCCAGCTCGAGCACGTGGACATCCTCGGCTCCTACGGCCATCACGACGTGATGTACAACGCCCCGGCGATCGCGCCGCTCGGCGAATGCCGGTCCAACAACGACGTCTTCCGCGCCCTGGCGGCGCGGATGGGCTTCGAGGCCGGGCTCTTCCCCGACGACGAGACGCTGATCCGCGAGGCCCTCCACGGCGGGCCGACCCTCGCCGGGATCACGCCCGAGCGGCTGATGGCCGAGGGGGCGGTGCGGCTGAATATCCCGGCCGACTACGCCCCCTTCGCCGACGGGGCCTTCCCGACGCCGTCGGGCAAGTGCGAGCTCTATTCCGAGCGGATGCTCGCCGACGGGATGGACCCCCTGCCGACGTACACGCCCCCGCTGGAAGACCCGCAGGCCCGCCCGGACCTCGCGGCTCGGTTCCCGATCCAGTTGCTCAGCCCGCCCCGCGAGCAGTTCCTGAACTCGACGTTCGCGAACAACCCGAGGCATCGCGCCGCGGCCGGCGACCCGACCATCGAGCTGGCCGACGAGGACGCGCGGTCACGGTCGCTCGGCGAGGGCCAGTGGGCCCTCGTCTACAACGACCGGGGCGCCTTCCACGCCCGCGTCGCCCTCACGGGGAGCGTGCGGCCGGGCGTGGCCGTCGCGACGGGGATCTACTGGAACAGGCTGGTGCCCGGCGGCTCGAACGCCAACAGCACGACCTCCTCCGCCCTCGCCGACATGGGGGGCGGCGCGACGTTCTTCGACAACCTCGTCGAGGTCCGCGCGGCCGCGGCCCCTCCAACCTTGCAGGAAAGCTGA
- a CDS encoding DUF1501 domain-containing protein: protein MLTVSRRWFLGAAGAGWLTPVGELLARQAERSREPARSVILLWLAGGPSQLETFDPHPGSAIAGGTRAIETAAKGVRLAEGFERLADRMGSVSLLRSMVSKEGDHERGTYMMKTGYRPDPSLVHASIGAVCCHELPAVGTDIPRHVSILAGQWPSRGGYLGAEYDAFQVDDPRGKLPDVSSPVDALRERARVQDLEVVERAFAKGRRSIARATLHGETLSRARLMMSSEQLRAFDVSREPAGVVDEYGDTPFGRGCLAARRLIEVGVRCVEVTLSGWDSHVNNHEIHRKLVKQLDPAFAALLRDLERRELLDRTVVLCGGEFGRTPKINPLGGRDHWPTGFSVALAGGRLRGGLALGETDPAGLKDPARPIPAQDVHATIFKALGLDPLKENFAPVTGRPVKLSEGTPIRELLA from the coding sequence ATGCTGACTGTCTCTCGTCGGTGGTTCCTGGGCGCGGCGGGGGCGGGCTGGCTGACGCCGGTGGGCGAGCTGCTCGCGCGGCAGGCGGAGCGGTCGCGGGAGCCGGCGCGGTCGGTGATCCTGCTCTGGCTGGCGGGGGGGCCGAGCCAGCTCGAGACGTTCGACCCGCACCCGGGGTCGGCGATCGCGGGGGGGACCCGGGCGATCGAGACGGCCGCGAAGGGCGTGCGGCTGGCCGAGGGGTTCGAGCGGCTCGCCGACCGCATGGGCTCGGTGTCGCTGCTCCGGTCGATGGTCAGCAAGGAGGGGGACCACGAGCGCGGGACGTACATGATGAAGACCGGGTACAGGCCGGATCCGTCGCTCGTGCACGCCTCGATCGGCGCCGTCTGCTGCCACGAGCTGCCGGCCGTCGGCACGGACATCCCGCGGCACGTGTCGATCCTGGCGGGCCAGTGGCCGAGCCGCGGCGGGTATCTCGGGGCGGAGTATGACGCCTTCCAGGTGGACGACCCCCGGGGCAAGCTGCCGGACGTCTCCTCACCGGTGGATGCCCTGCGGGAGCGGGCGCGGGTGCAGGACCTCGAGGTCGTCGAGCGGGCCTTCGCGAAGGGCCGGCGGTCGATCGCGAGGGCGACGCTGCACGGCGAGACCCTGTCCCGGGCCCGCCTGATGATGTCCTCGGAGCAGCTCCGGGCCTTCGACGTCTCGCGCGAGCCGGCCGGGGTCGTCGACGAGTACGGCGACACGCCCTTCGGCCGAGGCTGCCTGGCGGCCCGGAGGCTCATCGAGGTGGGCGTCCGCTGCGTGGAGGTGACGCTCTCGGGCTGGGACTCGCACGTGAACAACCACGAGATCCACCGCAAGCTGGTCAAGCAGCTCGACCCGGCGTTCGCGGCGCTGCTCCGCGACCTGGAGCGGCGCGAGCTGCTGGACCGCACGGTCGTGCTGTGCGGGGGCGAGTTCGGCCGAACGCCGAAGATCAACCCCCTCGGCGGCCGCGACCACTGGCCGACCGGCTTCAGCGTCGCGCTCGCCGGCGGCCGGTTGCGGGGCGGGCTCGCCCTGGGGGAGACGGACCCGGCGGGCCTGAAGGATCCGGCCCGGCCCATCCCCGCGCAGGACGTCCACGCGACGATCTTCAAGGCGCTGGGCCTCGACCCGCTCAAGGAGAATTTCGCGCCGGTCACCGGCCGCCCGGTCAAGCTGAGCGAGGGGACGCCCATCCGCGAGCTGCTGGCGTAG